A window of the Agrococcus jejuensis genome harbors these coding sequences:
- a CDS encoding Rho termination factor N-terminal domain-containing protein, with product MPNPSIKDEELYRELRDDGASAEKAARIANAAARDGRKAVGRRGGKAEDLDDRTVPELRARAKELGITGYSGLRKQQLVDRIRSH from the coding sequence ATGCCGAACCCATCGATCAAGGACGAGGAGCTCTACCGCGAGCTGCGCGACGACGGCGCGAGCGCCGAGAAGGCCGCGCGCATCGCCAACGCGGCGGCGCGCGACGGCAGGAAGGCCGTCGGACGCCGCGGCGGGAAGGCCGAGGACCTCGACGACCGCACGGTGCCCGAGCTGCGCGCCCGCGCGAAGGAGCTCGGCATCACCGGGTACTCGGGGCTGCGCAAGCAGCAGCTCGTCGACCGCATCCGGTCGCACTGA
- a CDS encoding DUF6328 family protein: MVDADGRDETENERLDRNWHDILQELRVALTGTQLISGFLLAVAFQSRFDELTPELVAHYLVLVGLAGLATLLGLAPVAVHRLLFRKRVKEATVHLGNRLLLATLVVVTLLVIGVAAFVFEFVAGAIAGLIAAIVAALVACGMWGLGIAARIRARSDAARPEIAR, translated from the coding sequence ATGGTGGATGCCGACGGCCGCGACGAGACCGAGAACGAGCGCCTCGATCGCAACTGGCACGACATCCTGCAGGAGCTGCGCGTGGCGCTCACGGGCACGCAGCTGATCTCGGGCTTCCTGCTCGCGGTCGCGTTCCAGTCGCGCTTCGACGAGCTCACGCCCGAGCTCGTCGCCCACTACCTCGTGCTCGTCGGCCTCGCCGGCCTCGCGACCCTGCTGGGTCTCGCGCCCGTCGCCGTGCACCGCCTGCTCTTCCGCAAGCGCGTGAAGGAGGCGACGGTGCACCTCGGCAACCGCCTGCTGCTCGCGACGCTCGTCGTCGTGACGCTGCTCGTGATCGGCGTCGCCGCGTTCGTCTTCGAGTTCGTCGCCGGCGCGATCGCGGGCCTGATCGCCGCGATCGTCGCGGCCCTCGTCGCGTGCGGCATGTGGGGGCTCGGGATCGCCGCCCGCATCCGTGCGCGGTCGGACGCGGCGCGCCCCGAGATCGCTCGCTAG
- a CDS encoding DMT family transporter codes for MSDARPIHTAAVLAAAVLWGTTGTVAHFAPAGSSPLLIGMATFGFGGIVLAVIAWRAVARVVRDRTAWPWLLAGGAGAVLYPTAYYPAMDLAGVAVGNVLALGSGPIFAAALEWILDGRRPTARWGLATAIAAVGVALLAVGSGESTTGSNPILGIALGLAAGVGYALYSYAGARLIAGGRSSQGSMASIFLVGSVVMVPLFFALGPGPLASGHGALTLAYLALVPMAASYLLFGFALRALTASTATTLALAEPVVATLLAVLVVHERLSTLAWIGLGAVAVGIVLVSLPARRAGRLARARPPA; via the coding sequence GTGAGCGACGCGCGACCCATCCACACGGCCGCCGTGCTCGCCGCCGCGGTGCTGTGGGGCACGACCGGCACCGTCGCGCACTTCGCGCCCGCCGGCTCGTCGCCGCTGCTCATCGGCATGGCGACGTTCGGCTTCGGCGGCATCGTGCTCGCCGTCATCGCGTGGCGCGCCGTCGCTCGCGTGGTGCGCGACCGCACGGCGTGGCCGTGGCTGCTCGCAGGTGGGGCGGGCGCCGTGCTCTACCCCACCGCCTACTACCCGGCGATGGACCTCGCGGGCGTCGCCGTGGGCAACGTGCTCGCGCTCGGCTCCGGCCCGATCTTCGCTGCAGCGCTCGAGTGGATCCTCGACGGCCGCCGCCCGACGGCGCGCTGGGGCCTCGCGACGGCGATCGCCGCCGTGGGCGTCGCGCTGCTCGCCGTCGGGTCGGGCGAGTCGACCACGGGCTCGAACCCCATCCTCGGCATCGCCCTCGGGCTCGCGGCGGGCGTCGGCTACGCCCTCTACTCGTACGCGGGTGCGCGGCTCATCGCGGGCGGCCGCTCGTCGCAGGGGTCGATGGCGTCGATCTTCCTCGTCGGCAGCGTCGTCATGGTGCCGCTCTTCTTCGCGCTCGGCCCGGGTCCGCTGGCGTCGGGCCACGGCGCGCTGACGCTCGCGTACCTCGCGCTCGTGCCCATGGCGGCGTCGTACCTGCTGTTCGGCTTCGCGCTGCGCGCCCTCACGGCGTCGACGGCGACGACGCTCGCGCTCGCGGAGCCCGTCGTCGCGACGCTGCTCGCGGTGCTCGTCGTGCACGAGCGCCTGTCGACGCTCGCGTGGATCGGCCTCGGCGCCGTCGCGGTCGGCATCGTGCTCGTGAGCCTGCCCGCACGACGTGCCGGGCGCCTCGCGCGCGCTCGCCCGCCGGCCTGA
- a CDS encoding DUF475 domain-containing protein has protein sequence MRSTVRLLLPPASLTLVAASAAAVLLGPEVALALLMLVALEIAMAADSSVPMAGVAGRIDSPARRVFLSLGLVVAVVVTRLLLPPLAVATDDGDPGDAVVDAVTEPQAFAADLLEVRPAIAAFGAVFVWMVFCEYLFNTDRLPRRPWMGRIEGALARVRHPWVAGWTTAAAGTALVAALVDAALVPTVLVAGVAGGLAYLGSKLVGTWARRRPGRVRTHVHAATVILERALVIFLVFEILDGISSLQAVRIAPAPVVQALVAGTAVLVGAVFLATLTSGVVSADALRRLRYLKAGAAYVLGVLAVLLWISLVVPVPGVVAAWAGSLVIGAALVSSLRPRARLRAARVARQGVRASRADA, from the coding sequence ATGCGCTCGACCGTCCGGCTGCTGCTGCCGCCCGCATCCCTCACGCTCGTCGCGGCCTCCGCGGCGGCCGTGCTGCTCGGCCCCGAGGTCGCGCTCGCCCTGCTCATGCTCGTGGCGCTCGAGATCGCGATGGCCGCCGACTCGTCGGTGCCGATGGCGGGCGTCGCGGGGCGCATCGACTCCCCCGCCCGCCGCGTGTTCCTGTCGCTGGGGCTCGTGGTCGCGGTCGTCGTGACGCGGCTGCTGCTGCCGCCCCTCGCGGTCGCGACCGACGACGGCGACCCGGGCGACGCCGTGGTCGACGCGGTCACCGAGCCGCAGGCGTTCGCGGCCGACCTGCTCGAGGTGCGTCCGGCGATCGCCGCGTTCGGCGCCGTGTTCGTGTGGATGGTGTTCTGCGAGTACCTGTTCAACACCGATCGGCTGCCGCGTCGGCCGTGGATGGGGCGCATCGAGGGCGCGCTCGCCCGGGTACGGCACCCGTGGGTCGCGGGCTGGACGACCGCGGCGGCGGGCACGGCGCTCGTCGCGGCGCTCGTCGACGCCGCGCTCGTGCCGACGGTGCTCGTCGCCGGCGTCGCGGGCGGCCTCGCCTACCTGGGGTCGAAGCTCGTGGGCACGTGGGCGCGGCGGCGCCCGGGTCGCGTGCGCACGCACGTGCACGCCGCCACCGTCATCCTCGAGCGGGCGCTCGTGATCTTCCTCGTGTTCGAGATCCTCGACGGCATCTCGTCGCTGCAGGCCGTGCGCATCGCGCCCGCGCCGGTCGTGCAGGCGCTCGTCGCAGGCACCGCGGTGCTCGTGGGCGCCGTGTTCCTCGCGACGCTCACGTCGGGCGTCGTCTCGGCGGATGCGCTGCGCCGGCTGCGATACCTCAAGGCCGGCGCCGCGTACGTGCTCGGCGTGCTCGCGGTGCTGCTGTGGATCAGCCTCGTCGTGCCCGTGCCGGGCGTCGTCGCGGCGTGGGCGGGCTCCCTCGTGATCGGTGCCGCGCTCGTGTCGTCGCTGCGGCCGCGCGCACGACTGCGCGCCGCGCGCGTCGCGCGTCAAGGGGTTCGTGCGTCGCGCGCCGACGCGTGA
- a CDS encoding EI24 domain-containing protein: MRRIRALLHGMTILAAGFRIGWRNPRLAILGMVPPLVVGALLVTGLVVLGVNATSIVESLTPFADGWGDPWPAVLRVVLAIALVAGAAAVGVLLFAAVTLLVGAPFYERIWRAAEGELGGIPDEVELTVGQSIAKGVDDGLRLAGIAILTGLVVFLLGLIPVVGPVVGWIGGALVGSRALAVELSSMPADARGLSLDERRRLLDTAPDVARGFGLAVYLLFLVPGGAVLCTPAATVGGMLLVRELRGEPTTPTTVHDPGADDVPPVPPAPPAVPSTPPPLA, translated from the coding sequence GTGCGCCGCATCCGAGCCCTCCTGCACGGCATGACGATCCTCGCTGCCGGCTTCCGCATCGGCTGGCGGAACCCCAGGCTCGCGATCCTCGGCATGGTGCCGCCGCTCGTCGTCGGAGCGCTGCTCGTCACGGGTCTCGTGGTGCTGGGCGTCAACGCGACGTCGATCGTCGAGTCCCTCACGCCGTTCGCCGACGGCTGGGGCGACCCGTGGCCGGCCGTGCTGCGCGTCGTGCTCGCGATCGCGCTCGTCGCGGGCGCCGCCGCTGTCGGCGTGCTGCTCTTCGCCGCCGTGACGCTGCTCGTCGGCGCCCCGTTCTACGAGCGCATCTGGCGCGCGGCCGAGGGCGAGCTCGGCGGCATCCCCGACGAGGTCGAGCTCACGGTCGGCCAGTCGATCGCGAAGGGCGTCGACGACGGCCTGCGCCTCGCCGGGATCGCGATCCTCACGGGTCTCGTCGTCTTCCTGCTCGGCCTCATTCCCGTGGTCGGCCCTGTCGTCGGCTGGATCGGCGGCGCGCTCGTCGGCTCGCGCGCGCTCGCGGTCGAGCTGTCGAGCATGCCCGCGGATGCGCGCGGCCTGAGCCTCGACGAGCGCCGCAGGCTGCTCGACACGGCTCCCGACGTCGCGCGCGGCTTCGGCCTCGCCGTCTACCTGCTGTTCCTCGTGCCGGGCGGCGCCGTGCTGTGCACGCCCGCCGCGACCGTCGGCGGCATGCTCCTCGTGCGCGAGCTGCGCGGCGAGCCGACCACGCCCACGACGGTGCACGATCCTGGCGCCGACGACGTGCCGCCCGTGCCACCGGCACCGCCTGCGGTGCCCTCGACCCCGCCGCCGCTCGCGTAG